The Amyelois transitella isolate CPQ chromosome 7, ilAmyTran1.1, whole genome shotgun sequence genomic sequence atagagaAGGCGTGTGTGCCtagaattgttatttatttatataaaattatatattgttgTACCTATACACGATATAATGCTtgaattttgtgtacataacctaaattataattatatttttgtttaattataatatatgtaaatttttataagtgtttgtgtaattatttatttattttcaacaattaCTTTGGTAGAAGcaataattatacttttaatgttttgtagTCATAAACTCGTGCGTTCAAAAAACACAGTTTTTATAAAGTGTACTCTCCCCACCTACCAAGCTAAGTTCATTCATGTATGTACTTCGTTatgatacatatgtataatgcGATAATTTCATAAAGGTTCCGTGAGATTGAATGATCGTcttttgaattatattttaaatctaaaaatctaaattacaaaaaaatgctaagggatatttagaaatataatttaataatagtaaaaaaagagAACTGTAAGAATTGTTTAAAGTAggcaatatatataaaaaatatttttaggtgatgagtaaatttttttcccaaAAAGTAGAAAACGTCGtttctgtaaaatatttcgttgaaaataattttaccgaaacgatgttattttttttttcattcaaattggttagcatatacatatgtaaaatacaagaaaattattagtATGAAATATTGTATCGTGACCATAAGTTGAACAAAATTGAACAAAAACTGGACGTAAGGAACAAAAAAGTGACTTATGAAAtacgtttttaaaaattttgtcgcAAGGAAATTTTTTGGAGACATACAGACGGGCGGACAGACAAGGCGAGTATAACACCGCTACGGAACCCAAACAAGGCCACCGTAATTAGCCTATGACATTGGCTATGAGTTTATCAGTTTAATGCTATAAACTGGGATCGCAACCTTTTTTTCCACTTGTCGTCGTAAGCCTGCTTAAGATTATAGTATTAATGtaccattataaaaaatgcCATATAAGTCCATCTCGTGTTGTCTGCCCGTCCATTATGCAATTGATACACATTGAGTCACTAGtgcctattttattatttaattaaaagtgtcaataataaaagaaatacaattaatttatgaatataaattaagaaagtgttaaaaatattttaatattttataaagtaaatttgttccaatattattatattttcaacaaaacttttttaaatgagaTCACGgtgttaatttcatttaacttataatcttttttaaacaaaaatatgttgtggcaaatatgtttaattttgcttGGGGTGTATGCAATGATTGTCCGTCggaaaaatagaaaattatatgaaGTTGCTAAGCAACTTCCTAACAATATGAAAAGAGTGCCTCTATTAGAACATTGTGTAAATTTCATTGGAGATTCTTCAGGTATGTcatctattataattttttaacagaGAAAGCGTTTTTCTGTGTAAAGTTTTAAGTAGTGTGAAGCTTGTGCCATAAaatcgatttaaaaattatatccacTTGAAACttgaattgtatttatttatacttattttacgtTAAATGTACAACAAATGGACTGGATGGTCTTTTAACGTTAATTTAAGTAATGctatattgaaattaagttgTCAGCAATTTTGGGTACAGAATTATTTACTTTCTAGATTGCTTGTTAAATCTACAGAACCTGAGATATTAATTTCGATAATGATGgcctgtatattttatatctagaTTATATAGGcgttaaataatttagtatttaaaaaaatgtttcaagcAATTAACGAAATTCAATAGGTTTCAtcatattcattcattaattgcATTGTGTGGCTCATTGGAATATAAgatgttacaataaaaaaaaatgcaataaaaactTGCCTCCACAGATTGTAAAAGATTATCAAGAGAAAGGCTTGcaaattgaaattcttctttcatTTTCAAACCGTTACTGtctgaatcacaattccaaaaaagaattaactcttcagaattaataattctgcTATCTAATATTTTCGATTAAATTTCAGCTCGTTGGGAGGCAATTAAGGAGTTAGGTGACGAAGCAATAAATGCACGTGATGGCGTTACCAGCATATGGCTCTCATACAAACTTATTGCTGGTGAGTAAAATTATTGTAGACTATTTTTAGCATACTGTTCCATCCAAAACTTTATCTCTTGCCAAATTCCCTAATAATTTTTAGTTGTTGAAGACTTGCATGATGTATGTAGAGGCTCGTGTACTGAGACTATACGTACTGCTTAGTCGACATACCAGTCTTTCATAatctaaaattttacattactagcacacaaaatataaataaaggtcGGATACAGAATCTCCTTTCATAAtagtgtattttaaaataaataaatgcttttaGTGGTGGGTGACCCGGAGGCAGCAGAAGTGGTAATGAGAACATGTCTGGATAAACATGAGATGATGAATGTATCCAGAGAACTAATTGGCAACGGCAGCATATTTGCACCAGGTGGGTTAAGCTAGAATTTAAGATATCTCATTACATACTCCTTGCTCTCATACTCCAAAGTTAGAAAAGACGCAATTGATACTTCTTTTTGACTTCTCTGGAGGAGGACCGGGATGCAACAATGACCATCATCTTAGCTTAAGTAAGTGTAGTTTTTACATGAAAGCTACTCCAGTCTGATTTAGCTTAAGTAAGTGTAGTTTTTACATGAAAGCTACTCCAGTCTGATCCACGCAAACTCGCACATTAACTAATTAATCGCAGTTGTTTTAATGtgcaaattttattgattctgAAAAAGCTTAAACTTATGTCGGTCACTTACACAATCACTCATCAGAACAATAATCGATAAGCAATCAACTAATTGTCCATAACACAATCATGAGTCAATGGCCGCGGTACGGCTTGGTCCTTTTTTTCGCGCCTCATGCTCTAAGCCAGAtttgtaattctttttttttacaaatatttcacgTGGTAGCTTTTTTTGCTTGTATTGCcgtaattatgtacatatgttctttatattattttcagttgCAATTTGGCGTCCGCGTCGGAAATTCCTGGCTCCAACTTTTGCACAGAAGACGCtcaacaattttgtaaaagtctTTAGTAAACAGGCTATTGTTTTGACAGATATATTAAATGGCGTGGAAGGGAAGGGAAACTTCTctatttttgaatatattaCCAAGTATTCCATGGACTCTGTTTGTGGTAAgtgatttctttataaatacatatgaacTCTTTGTGTGCATTGTCGAGTGGAAATTCTTAAGCTActcgtattattattaatttgcttttatttaatacctagGTCAGtaaaaaaagcatataaacTGATAATTATTCTTTAAGGCGGTTGGACTGTCACTAAATGAGAATcacaatttcataataaagcCAATCGAGTACCTATTGCGCccattggctttgtctatcaTGTGAAGGATACATGATTTAAATtagttgttaatattttttacagaaacGGCTCTTGGAATCGAAATGCATACTCAGAGCGACCCAAACCATCCAGTGTCGAAGTCGTTCAACGAATTCTGCGATTTAGCTGCTGGTCGCATGGTCAAACCCTGGTTCCACTCAGATTTCCTGTACAAGTGGTATTGGGAGTTCCCGAAATATGCATCGTCGGCCaatgttatgaaaaattttgtttctgaggtatgtactattttttaaagattttgtaggtatactttaatatttttatcgaaaGGAAAGACGAGCAAACACcctatttggtatttttacaACAGAATTAAATTAAGTCAATTATACAGATTAAGCTATTCctgaaaatttttctttatctttcTTTATCCCTAAAAATTGGGTTTTTACTTAATTGGGAATCgaactttaaaatttactactactaataactaattaaaaatttaaagaaatagaattttaattatttaatttaaccaTTTTCTTATGTAAGCATTATGTATgcataattttatgataatgcATTGTGCGACAGACAATatcagttaaatttataatttttgccCCTGAAATTGTAAGCCACTGAGCTATAAATGAAAACCTGACACAATTGTAAGAATTGGTATGGTTTCCAAATAACTTCTGtttggatttatttataagttcaTTGTATTATTGTGTAATGTATtgaatgtagaaaaaaatcataagtATATCGATTTACCTTTGAGATATTATTAGATTATTATTAGCATGAAATAGGACATGTTTGAAGGGGagattattatcaaaatgattatgatattatcaaaattagaTCAAATCAAATGTCTCTATAGAATTGTATACAAAGACAacatattcttaaaaaaaaattgagaggctacgtttagctgttcggccaagatggaattgagattcaaatagtgactaggttgctagctcattacgtacaagatgaatcccaagctttttagcttttcccttagaagttaaattaatgttgttttgttttatatgttggtgataaacaaaaaatgtacataaattattatttaattccaAAGATGAATcgataaaaacatttagatttttttgtctacagcgataataatacataaaataccttTTAGAGATGcttatttttatcacaaaataataacaaattccGTGTTCTTCCAGATAATCAGATTGAAAAGAGAGAGCATGATGGAGCAGAACAATAATGAACAAAATCATGAAAAAACCGAATGTGGttagtaattattatgttatgatagtatccaaaaattaaaagattttattgtatgaatcatgattatctttttcatcaatttatcaaattagGTCCGcgcatattaaaatttgaattaagaagGAActgatcatatttattatggacTCATATCACGAAAATGGGATCAAGTTCTTTTCCTTTGCTACGCTGTTTGATGTAAGAGTGTCTGCAAATGTTATGCTTTACGATCGAAAGCGAGTCAATGTTGTTTCCCATAATGATGTGATCATGGTCTCGCATGTCGTTTTTTGACTAAACCATAATTATGCATAAATTTTCAAGTTAACACTTGAAAATTTATGATGTTAACACTTGAAGATTTTTAAgcggttcgaaagttatcgtGTTCCATACgtacacacatttttttttcaccccAATTTGATTTGTAGATCATTTACTTCGGCCgcttagacaaaaaaaatatttatttattattttattttcagaccaAGAAATGGGCAGATCAAAAAGTTTCCTAGAGCTTTTAATCGAATCAGGGGGTGACAGAGGATTTAATGATCTAGAGCTGCAAGAAGAATCGTTAGTGATGCTTTTAGCTGGCACTGACACGTCTTCTGTGGCCGCGTCGTATACGTCACTTCTGTTAGCCAAATATCCTGATGTACAGGAGAAATTGTACCGagagtaagtattttatgtgCTGTTGACTTTTTTAGACTAAAAAGCTCAGTGGGGCTAGTATGGCATGCGCGATAACGTTATTAGTGCGATCGCTAACAGCGGTAATAACTGCGCCACGCTTGCCATGCTGCCCCGATGGGCTAAAAAAAAGTGTACTATAACAGAACCAACTAATTTCAGACATGATCAAAAATatcgtttaaaatttttttaggGTTCTcattataagttatttttttttacactttaataaaaacacatgaaaataaaaattgatcaAATATTGTTTGCTAAACTtgatttttcatataaatttttgtgaGAAATGTTTACACttgctttttaaaaaattacatattattataaactttattcataaaaaaataataaaaatcgctCTAACAGGTTAGATATCTACGAAAGCATAACAATATATAGacagatttttttgtataaatattagttaattaatgaattaattaatcaaatcaaacatttatttgcataataaattaaatgatcagattaaagatttttaaattgttatattatgtatttttcagaATACAAGATGTAATTAAAGACCCCGAGAGACCTTTAGAAGCAAGTGATTTGCCGAAACTGAAATACTTGGACGCGGTTGTGAGGGAATCTTTAAGGTTGTACCCTCCAGTACCCCTCATTATCAGAAAAGTGGATAAGGCTACTACTTTACGTAAGTACTACTAAGGAacataaatatgtttgtatgtataaaggtATTGgtgttattttgattattcttCACTGATATctgtttaactttttaatgtcTAGTAAAAGGCTAATTAACAGACGATCTTCTTTTTAGGTGATAGCAAATTATTACTATTACATTAAGCTgcacagctgaatgtggccttttaaTGTTTTCAGCGTCAGCTTTGTATACCCTTTTGGGGATagagatgtgattatatgtatgatttggatagatttttattgttgCTATACAACAGGATAATATAACagtctctctctcatctctgttTGTTCCGGCACCCTCTACAGATGTGTATCGGGGCCCAGGGTCCGCCTTCTGAattttctctctccacttggtcACGTTTTCGGCGTCCTCGGATTTGGGTCCATTGGCTCGCGTATCATCTTTTGAGACGTCCAGCCATGATCTTTTCGGCTTTCCCCGCTACCACTGAGCCCAGGTAGAAACCTGGGCTCAGTGGTAGCGGCATGGCCAGTCATCTGTTCCCTAAGTAGTCTGCCGTTTTCCGCAAGGCATGGCCGTTCTAGCGTAAGAGACTGTAACAGTaacaaaatgaattattttttgcagCGTCAGGCGTAACTCTTGTTCCTGGAATGGGGGCAGTGATACACATATGGGCTATTCATAGGAACCCTAAATATTGGGGTCCAGATGCGCACGTGTTCAGACCAGAAAGGTTTCTCGAAGATTCTTTGAAACACCCGTATGCGTTCATACCTTTCAGTAACGGTGCAAGGAATTGTTTAGGTAAGTTTTGCTGAACAAATATATTTccactaaaattataatacgtTACCCGCTATTGCTCCAACTTCGTCCGTGTTAATTCTGAATTTGTTTAAGCTATTACTATAGTTTCACGAAAATCTGTTCAGAAGCTTTTGCGTAAAGGGTAAAAATACACATTCACATATCCTTACTAACTactaaacttttttgttttattactggCCAGCAATTCAACCTTCTTGAATtaagatagaaaaaaaaattgagactTTTGGATAACTTTGTTTTGAGGGTTCTAGATAGTCtgactttttaattatgaagCAAGCTTTAATAGTGAAGCAGTTCttagttaaaaaaagattttttattaataaaaaaaaaacaatactatAACAGAATCAAatatgttttaagtaatttatttgacgtcaaccaatgttgtgaaaccaaatgatatcataattattaagtgactagctttcccccgcgactccgtccgcgcggatgtcggtcttcgcgtagatggtttatttctccattttattttcagtccggtcaatttagaccaaaaaatagg encodes the following:
- the LOC106139765 gene encoding cytochrome P450 4C1-like; protein product: MIVRRKNRKLYEVAKQLPNNMKRVPLLEHCVNFIGDSSARWEAIKELGDEAINARDGVTSIWLSYKLIAVVGDPEAAEVVMRTCLDKHEMMNVSRELIGNGSIFAPVAIWRPRRKFLAPTFAQKTLNNFVKVFSKQAIVLTDILNGVEGKGNFSIFEYITKYSMDSVCETALGIEMHTQSDPNHPVSKSFNEFCDLAAGRMVKPWFHSDFLYKWYWEFPKYASSANVMKNFVSEIIRLKRESMMEQNNNEQNHEKTECDQEMGRSKSFLELLIESGGDRGFNDLELQEESLVMLLAGTDTSSVAASYTSLLLAKYPDVQEKLYREIQDVIKDPERPLEASDLPKLKYLDAVVRESLRLYPPVPLIIRKVDKATTLPSGVTLVPGMGAVIHIWAIHRNPKYWGPDAHVFRPERFLEDSLKHPYAFIPFSNGARNCLGFQFATMSIKTVMAQIIRRYRILPPTVPDGEKTNQLTDEELYLKFEVMLKHGGNFVLQLESRK